A portion of the Lysinibacillus timonensis genome contains these proteins:
- a CDS encoding NAD(P)-dependent oxidoreductase, translating to MCKTKQSTIGFIGTGVMGKSMAGHLIKGGYKTLVYNRTPDRAKELIEQGAIWKETVAEIASEANIIITMVGYPRDVEEIYFGEQGILKHAKPGTYVIDMTTSSPLLAQKIYEAAKEKQIHALDAPVSGGDIGARNAQLAIMIGGEHGDFEAVKPVLELMGKNIVLQGPAGSGQHTKMCNQIAIASNMIGVCEAMIYAKKSGLDPTTVLQSIETGAAGSWSLSNLAPRMIKGDFEPGFYIKHFIKDMGIALESAKEMGMKTPGLALAKSLYDELANQGEENKGTQALYKLLDQELANSSI from the coding sequence ATGTGTAAAACAAAACAGTCAACTATAGGATTTATTGGAACAGGCGTAATGGGTAAAAGTATGGCAGGTCACCTGATTAAGGGTGGTTATAAAACGCTAGTATATAATCGAACTCCGGATCGAGCAAAAGAGTTAATTGAACAAGGAGCCATTTGGAAGGAAACAGTAGCTGAAATTGCTTCTGAAGCAAACATTATTATTACAATGGTGGGATATCCACGGGATGTAGAAGAGATATATTTTGGAGAGCAAGGTATTTTAAAACATGCTAAGCCGGGAACATATGTAATTGACATGACCACATCAAGTCCACTATTGGCTCAAAAGATTTATGAGGCTGCTAAAGAAAAACAGATACATGCTTTAGATGCACCTGTGTCCGGTGGGGATATTGGGGCACGAAACGCTCAATTAGCGATTATGATCGGTGGAGAACACGGTGATTTTGAAGCCGTGAAACCTGTCTTAGAATTAATGGGCAAGAATATCGTTTTACAGGGTCCAGCGGGTTCTGGACAGCACACAAAAATGTGCAATCAAATTGCTATTGCTTCGAATATGATCGGTGTTTGTGAAGCTATGATTTATGCAAAAAAATCAGGACTTGATCCAACAACGGTACTACAAAGCATTGAGACAGGGGCTGCTGGAAGTTGGTCACTTAGTAACCTGGCTCCTCGAATGATTAAAGGGGACTTTGAACCTGGTTTCTATATTAAACATTTTATCAAAGATATGGGCATTGCTCTTGAATCGGCAAAAGAAATGGGAATGAAAACACCTGGATTAGCACTAGCTAAATCCCTCTATGATGAACTTGCAAATCAAGGTGAAGAAAACAAAGGAACACAAGCACTATACAAATTACTAGATCAAGAGCTTGCAAATAGTTCAATTTAA